A single genomic interval of Paracoccus contaminans harbors:
- the rplL gene encoding 50S ribosomal protein L7/L12, translated as MADLKQLAEQIVNLTLLQAQELKTILKDEYGIEPAAGGAVMMAGPAGGAAAPAEEEKTEFDVVLTDAGANKINVIKEVRAITGLGLKEAKDLVEAGGKVKEGASKADAEEMKKKLEAAGAKVELK; from the coding sequence ATGGCTGATCTGAAGCAACTCGCCGAGCAAATCGTCAACCTGACCCTGCTGCAGGCCCAGGAACTCAAGACGATCCTGAAGGACGAATACGGCATCGAGCCCGCCGCCGGCGGCGCGGTGATGATGGCCGGCCCGGCTGGCGGCGCTGCTGCCCCTGCCGAAGAGGAAAAGACCGAATTTGACGTCGTCCTGACCGATGCCGGCGCCAACAAGATCAACGTGATCAAGGAAGTGCGCGCGATCACCGGCCTGGGCCTGAAAGAGGCCAAGGATCTGGTGGAAGCCGGCGGCAAGGTGAAAGAAGGTGCCTCGAAAGCCGATGCCGAGGAAATGAAGAAGAAACTGGAAGCAGCCGGCGCCAAGGTCGAGCTGAAGTAA
- the rplJ gene encoding 50S ribosomal protein L10, giving the protein MDRAQKEQVVEELGQIFESSGVVVVARYEGMTVAEMQTLRAQMREAGGAVRVAKNRLAKIALDGKPAASIADYLTGMTVLAFSEDPVAAAKVADAYAKTNDKFVILGGAMGGAALDPAGVKTVAQMPSREELIASIVGCIGAPASNIAGAIGAPASNIAGILKTLEEREAA; this is encoded by the coding sequence GTGGATAGAGCCCAAAAAGAACAGGTGGTCGAGGAACTCGGCCAGATCTTTGAAAGCTCTGGCGTCGTGGTGGTTGCCCGCTACGAGGGGATGACGGTTGCCGAGATGCAGACCCTGCGCGCGCAGATGCGCGAGGCGGGGGGTGCAGTCCGCGTTGCAAAGAACAGGCTCGCCAAGATCGCCCTGGATGGTAAGCCGGCCGCTTCGATCGCCGATTACCTGACGGGCATGACCGTGCTCGCCTTCTCCGAAGACCCGGTGGCTGCTGCCAAGGTCGCGGATGCGTACGCCAAGACGAATGACAAGTTCGTCATTCTTGGCGGCGCAATGGGCGGTGCGGCCCTTGATCCGGCCGGTGTGAAGACCGTCGCCCAGATGCCGTCGCGTGAGGAGCTTATCGCTTCGATCGTCGGCTGCATCGGTGCGCCCGCGTCCAACATCGCCGGTGCGATCGGCGCGCCTGCCAGCAACATCGCGGGCATCCTCAAGACTCTGGAAGAGCGCGAGGCCGCCTGA
- the rplA gene encoding 50S ribosomal protein L1, which translates to MAKMAKKKAAARAAFEGKSLLPLDEAVALVKANATAKFDETVEIAMNLGVDPRHADQMVRGVVRLPNGTGKDVRVAVFARGPKAEEARSAGAEVVGAEDLLESIQGGNLDFDRVIATPDMMPLVGRLGKILGPRNLMPNPKVGTVTMDVKSAVEAAKGGEVQFKAEKAGVVHAGVGKISFEPEKLAQNIRAFVEAVSRAKPSGAKGTYLKKVSISSTMGPGVSLDLASATQAQG; encoded by the coding sequence ATGGCAAAGATGGCAAAGAAGAAAGCCGCTGCCCGCGCCGCGTTCGAGGGCAAGTCGCTGCTGCCGCTGGACGAGGCCGTGGCGCTGGTCAAGGCCAACGCCACCGCGAAGTTCGACGAGACGGTCGAGATCGCGATGAACCTGGGCGTTGATCCGCGCCATGCCGACCAGATGGTGCGCGGCGTCGTGCGCCTGCCCAACGGCACCGGCAAGGATGTGCGCGTCGCGGTGTTCGCCCGCGGGCCCAAGGCCGAGGAAGCTCGCTCCGCCGGGGCCGAGGTCGTGGGCGCCGAGGATCTGCTGGAATCGATCCAGGGCGGCAATCTGGATTTCGACCGGGTGATCGCGACCCCCGACATGATGCCGCTGGTCGGCCGCCTGGGCAAGATCCTGGGCCCGCGCAACCTGATGCCGAACCCCAAGGTCGGCACGGTGACGATGGATGTGAAATCCGCCGTCGAGGCCGCCAAGGGCGGCGAGGTGCAGTTCAAGGCCGAGAAGGCGGGCGTCGTCCATGCGGGTGTCGGCAAGATTTCCTTCGAGCCCGAGAAGCTGGCCCAGAACATCCGCGCCTTTGTCGAGGCGGTGAGCCGCGCCAAGCCATCGGGGGCCAAGGGCACCTATCTCAAGAAGGTGTCGATCAGCTCGACCATGGGTCCGGGCGTGTCGCTGGACCTCGCCTCGGCCACGCAGGCGCAAGGCTGA
- the rplK gene encoding 50S ribosomal protein L11: MAKKVVGSLKLQVKAGQANPSPPIGPALGQRGINIMEFCKAFNARTQEMEAGSPVPTVITYYADKSFTFETKTPPASFLLKKAAGLKPVGKRNRAKGSDKPGRTSAGTVTAKQVREIAEAKMKDLSANDIEAAMQIVLGSARSIGIEVKG, from the coding sequence ATGGCCAAGAAAGTCGTCGGCAGCCTCAAGCTGCAAGTCAAGGCGGGGCAGGCGAACCCGTCCCCGCCCATCGGTCCCGCGCTGGGCCAGCGCGGCATCAACATCATGGAATTCTGCAAGGCGTTCAACGCCCGCACGCAGGAGATGGAAGCGGGCTCGCCGGTTCCGACCGTGATCACCTATTACGCCGACAAATCCTTCACTTTCGAGACGAAGACGCCGCCGGCGTCCTTCCTGCTCAAGAAGGCGGCGGGGCTGAAGCCGGTGGGCAAGCGCAACCGCGCCAAGGGCTCGGACAAGCCCGGCCGCACGAGCGCGGGGACCGTCACCGCCAAGCAGGTGCGCGAGATCGCCGAAGCCAAGATGAAGGACCTGTCGGCCAATGACATCGAGGCCGCGATGCAGATCGTTCTCGGGTCCGCCCGTTCCATCGGCATCGAAGTGAAGGGCTGA
- the nusG gene encoding transcription termination/antitermination protein NusG, which translates to MAKRWYSVSVLSNFEKKVAEAIRQAAAEKGLEHEIDDVVVPTEEVIEIRRGKKVTSERRFMPGYVLVHMDLSEKTHHLVNSINRVTGFLGAHGKPMPMRDDEVNAMLNRSGQGGAEVAPRNLIRFEIGEKVSVTDGPFEGFSGMVEDVDDAASRIKVTVSIFGRPTPVELEFTQVAKTA; encoded by the coding sequence ATGGCAAAGCGGTGGTATTCGGTCAGCGTCCTGTCCAATTTCGAAAAGAAGGTGGCCGAGGCGATCCGTCAGGCAGCCGCTGAAAAGGGCCTTGAGCACGAGATCGACGATGTGGTCGTTCCCACCGAGGAAGTGATCGAGATCCGCCGCGGCAAGAAGGTCACCTCTGAGCGCCGCTTCATGCCCGGCTATGTGCTGGTGCATATGGACCTGTCGGAAAAGACCCATCACCTCGTCAATTCGATCAACCGCGTGACCGGATTCCTGGGCGCCCATGGCAAGCCCATGCCGATGCGCGACGACGAGGTGAACGCGATGCTGAACCGCTCGGGTCAGGGCGGGGCCGAGGTCGCGCCGCGCAACCTGATCCGCTTCGAGATCGGCGAGAAGGTGAGCGTCACCGACGGACCCTTCGAGGGCTTCTCGGGCATGGTCGAGGACGTGGACGACGCCGCAAGCCGGATCAAGGTCACGGTGTCGATCTTCGGCCGGCCCACGCCGGTCGAGCTGGAATTCACGCAGGTCGCCAAGACCGCGTGA
- the secE gene encoding preprotein translocase subunit SecE, whose product MASPVQFLSQVRSEAAKIVWPTRREVTTTTIMVFVMATVFSLFFFTVDLLIRGGLSAVLRAIGS is encoded by the coding sequence ATGGCCAGCCCTGTCCAGTTCCTAAGCCAGGTCCGCTCCGAGGCGGCCAAGATCGTATGGCCCACGCGGCGCGAGGTGACGACGACGACGATCATGGTGTTCGTCATGGCCACCGTGTTCAGCCTGTTCTTCTTTACCGTCGATCTGCTGATCCGCGGCGGGCTTTCGGCGGTGCTGCGCGCGATCGGCAGCTAG
- a CDS encoding ABC transporter ATP-binding protein, with the protein MFAWFERRLDPFPPELPLTPPRGLGAFVLHYSRGALPWLVLLAVASALIAAGEVVLFGYLGDLVNRLAGAGPQGFLAEEGPRLMRMALLLLVGLPLLNMLSTLVMHQTLLGNFPQRIRWQAHRYLLRQSMGFFQNEFAGRIATRLMQTALAVREVAMKVMDVAVYVLVYFAGALVLAASLDWRLALPFAAWGLLYAALLWIIIPRLGRASEAQAGARAEMTGRIVDAYTNITTVKLFSHTAREEAFARRSMESFLGTVHRQMRLAAAQDIALNLLNAWLTGSTAALGLWLWQAGTVPVGAVAVAVPLAMRLNTMSHWIMWEFAALFENIGTVRDGIGSLSLPRMVTDAPGARPLVVTEGRVRIEDVTFRYDADPAERPIAVLDRLSLDIAPGERIGLVGRSGAGKSTLVGLLLRFHETESGRILIDGQDISQVTQQSLRAAIGVVTQDSSLLHRSLRDNIAYGRPDATEAEIARAVATAEAGDFVAGLVDDEGRRGLDAHVGERGVKLSGGQRQRIAIARTALKDAPILVLDEATSALDSEVEAAIQHQLERLMMGKTVIAIAHRLSTIAAMDRLVVLDAGRVAEQGTHAELLAAGGLYARLWSRQSGGFLAGGDEARGA; encoded by the coding sequence ATGTTCGCCTGGTTCGAGCGGCGGCTCGATCCCTTTCCGCCGGAACTGCCGCTCACGCCCCCGCGCGGCCTGGGCGCCTTCGTGCTGCACTACAGCCGGGGCGCGCTGCCCTGGCTGGTGCTGCTGGCCGTGGCCTCGGCCCTGATCGCGGCGGGCGAGGTGGTGCTGTTCGGCTATCTGGGTGATCTGGTGAACCGGCTTGCCGGTGCCGGCCCGCAGGGTTTCCTGGCCGAGGAGGGGCCGCGGCTGATGCGGATGGCGCTGCTGCTGCTGGTGGGGCTGCCGCTGCTGAACATGCTCAGCACGCTGGTCATGCACCAGACGCTGCTGGGCAATTTTCCCCAGCGCATCCGCTGGCAGGCGCATCGTTACCTGCTGCGCCAGTCGATGGGCTTCTTCCAGAACGAATTCGCCGGCCGCATCGCCACGCGGCTGATGCAGACCGCGCTGGCGGTGCGCGAGGTGGCGATGAAGGTCATGGACGTGGCCGTCTATGTCCTTGTCTATTTCGCCGGCGCGCTGGTTCTGGCGGCGTCGCTGGATTGGCGCCTTGCGCTGCCCTTTGCGGCATGGGGGCTGCTTTATGCCGCGCTGCTGTGGATCATCATCCCCCGGCTTGGCCGCGCATCCGAGGCGCAGGCCGGCGCGCGGGCCGAGATGACCGGGCGCATCGTCGATGCCTATACCAACATCACCACCGTCAAGCTGTTCAGCCACACCGCGCGCGAGGAGGCCTTTGCCCGCCGGTCGATGGAGTCGTTCCTCGGCACCGTCCATCGCCAGATGCGCCTTGCCGCGGCCCAGGACATCGCGCTGAACCTGCTGAACGCCTGGCTGACGGGATCGACCGCGGCGCTGGGGCTGTGGCTGTGGCAGGCGGGCACCGTGCCGGTCGGCGCGGTGGCGGTGGCGGTGCCGCTGGCGATGCGGCTGAACACCATGAGCCACTGGATCATGTGGGAATTCGCCGCCCTGTTCGAAAATATCGGGACGGTGCGCGACGGCATCGGCAGCCTGTCGCTGCCGCGCATGGTGACCGATGCGCCAGGCGCGCGGCCGCTGGTCGTGACCGAAGGGCGGGTGCGGATCGAGGATGTGACCTTCCGCTATGACGCCGATCCCGCCGAGCGGCCGATCGCCGTGCTCGATCGCCTGTCGCTGGACATCGCGCCGGGCGAACGGATCGGCCTCGTGGGCCGGTCAGGGGCGGGCAAGTCCACCCTCGTGGGGCTGCTGCTGCGCTTTCATGAAACCGAATCGGGCCGCATCCTCATCGACGGGCAGGACATCTCGCAGGTCACGCAGCAATCGCTGCGCGCGGCCATCGGGGTGGTCACGCAGGACAGCAGCCTGCTGCACCGGTCGCTGCGCGACAACATCGCCTATGGCCGCCCCGATGCCACCGAGGCCGAGATCGCCCGCGCCGTCGCCACCGCCGAGGCAGGCGACTTCGTCGCCGGGCTGGTGGACGACGAGGGGCGGCGCGGCCTTGATGCCCATGTCGGCGAACGCGGCGTCAAGCTGTCGGGCGGGCAGCGCCAGCGCATCGCCATCGCTCGCACGGCGCTGAAGGACGCGCCGATCCTCGTTCTTGACGAGGCGACCAGCGCCCTCGACAGCGAGGTCGAGGCCGCGATCCAGCACCAGCTTGAGCGGCTGATGATGGGCAAGACGGTCATCGCCATCGCCCATCGCCTGTCCACCATCGCCGCCATGGACAGGCTGGTGGTGCTGGACGCGGGCCGCGTGGCCGAGCAGGGCACCCATGCCGAATTGCTGGCCGCGGGCGGCCTTTATGCCCGGCTGTGGAGCCGCCAGTCCGGCGGCTTTCTGGCCGGCGGCGATGAGGCACGGGGCGCATGA
- a CDS encoding DUF892 family protein, which translates to MAAIKNLEDLYLDGVKDLYSACKQTIPVTEELLAAARNDDLKKALQASLEGTRKGMAQMEKLARAHGEEPSGEHCKGMEGLVAEARKHALEADFGDDEVQDAAIIGQYQRLAHYAITGYGTLKAWATRLDFSDDVAVLDDCTASTYEGDETMTRIAVKGGVNKAAM; encoded by the coding sequence ATGGCCGCCATCAAGAACCTCGAGGATCTGTATCTGGACGGGGTCAAGGATCTTTACAGCGCCTGCAAGCAGACCATCCCCGTGACCGAGGAACTGCTTGCCGCCGCCCGCAACGACGATCTGAAAAAGGCGCTGCAGGCCAGCCTTGAAGGCACCCGCAAGGGCATGGCCCAGATGGAAAAGCTGGCCCGCGCCCATGGCGAGGAACCCTCGGGCGAGCATTGCAAAGGCATGGAGGGCCTGGTGGCCGAGGCCCGCAAGCACGCGCTCGAGGCCGATTTCGGCGATGACGAGGTGCAGGACGCCGCGATCATCGGCCAGTATCAGCGTCTCGCGCATTATGCGATCACCGGCTATGGCACGCTGAAGGCCTGGGCGACGCGGCTGGACTTTTCGGACGATGTCGCCGTGCTGGATGATTGCACCGCCTCGACCTATGAGGGCGACGAGACGATGACCCGCATCGCCGTCAAGGGCGGCGTCAACAAGGCGGCCATGTAA
- a CDS encoding DNA polymerase III subunit chi: MGNALFYHLTRSAAEQLLPGLIGKARQAGWRVELRGIDPARMARLDDLLWQGDGFLPHGLAGGPHDAVQPVLLTAAADARGGVGADCLIALDGAAVDPAECAPAQRVCVVFDGNDPAALDRARGQWRSLTGAGIAAEYWSEAGGRWERKA; encoded by the coding sequence TTGGGCAACGCGCTGTTCTATCACCTGACGCGCTCGGCGGCCGAACAGCTGCTGCCGGGCCTGATCGGCAAGGCGCGCCAGGCCGGCTGGCGGGTCGAGCTGCGCGGAATCGATCCGGCGCGGATGGCGCGGCTGGACGATCTGCTGTGGCAGGGCGACGGGTTCCTGCCGCACGGCCTTGCCGGGGGGCCGCATGACGCGGTGCAGCCGGTGCTGCTGACGGCAGCGGCCGACGCAAGGGGGGGTGTGGGCGCCGACTGCCTGATCGCCCTGGACGGGGCAGCGGTCGATCCGGCCGAATGCGCACCGGCCCAGCGGGTCTGCGTCGTCTTTGACGGCAATGATCCGGCGGCGCTCGACCGGGCCCGCGGCCAGTGGCGCAGCCTGACAGGTGCCGGGATCGCCGCGGAATACTGGTCCGAGGCGGGTGGACGCTGGGAACGGAAGGCCTGA
- a CDS encoding leucyl aminopeptidase gives MTHPVEIRFLPAAGADLAAREGRIALLLHDRGPMPQGLPPATRRALQRVIASKAWADVKPGAALELAFPAGLAADALQLVRLPRRTDAQTARKAGAAIGARMGRNAVTVVAPAHERLADVALGLALRGYDFSVYKSQPAEAAEQPDVDAPAAPPQGVSHSGAAEDARLADAAAPAPEPAALAQDDAAAPPQPGAASVTILCDDPEAAARAAQDGAALAEGVFFTRDLVNEPANVLTTTDFADRLLAMRELGLEVEVLDEDELARLGMRALLGVGQGSDSPSKVVVMRWNGGGEEAPLALVGKGVVFDTGGISIKPAAGMEEMTMDMGGAGVVAGVMRTLALRRAKANVVGLVGLVENMPDGRAQRPGDIVRSMKGDTIEVINTDAEGRLVLADVLWYAQDRFNPAAVVNLATLTGAVIIALGHEHAGLFSNDDSLAGNLLKAARAEGEGLWRMPLAPAYDELIKSRLADVKNTGGRPAGSITAAQFLQRFIRSGMPWAHLDIAGVALPPGETALAPKGATGWGVMTLNRLVRDRFESR, from the coding sequence ATGACCCATCCTGTCGAGATTCGTTTCCTGCCCGCTGCCGGCGCGGATCTGGCCGCCCGCGAGGGCCGCATTGCCCTGCTGCTGCACGATCGCGGCCCGATGCCCCAGGGGCTGCCCCCGGCGACGCGCCGTGCCCTGCAGCGGGTGATCGCCTCGAAGGCATGGGCGGATGTCAAGCCGGGCGCGGCGCTGGAGCTGGCCTTTCCGGCCGGGCTTGCGGCCGATGCGCTGCAGCTGGTGCGCCTGCCGCGCCGCACCGATGCGCAGACCGCCCGCAAGGCGGGGGCGGCCATCGGCGCGCGGATGGGCCGGAACGCGGTGACGGTTGTTGCCCCCGCGCATGAGCGGCTGGCGGACGTGGCGCTGGGGCTGGCGCTGCGGGGGTATGACTTCTCGGTCTACAAGTCGCAGCCGGCCGAGGCGGCGGAGCAGCCGGACGTTGATGCGCCGGCCGCCCCCCCGCAGGGCGTCTCGCACAGCGGTGCGGCCGAGGATGCGCGCCTTGCCGATGCCGCCGCGCCCGCGCCCGAACCCGCAGCCTTGGCGCAGGACGATGCGGCCGCCCCGCCGCAGCCCGGCGCTGCCAGCGTCACCATCCTGTGCGACGATCCCGAGGCCGCCGCCCGCGCCGCGCAGGACGGGGCCGCGCTGGCCGAGGGCGTGTTCTTCACCCGCGATCTCGTCAATGAACCCGCCAATGTCCTGACCACGACCGATTTCGCCGACCGCCTGCTGGCGATGCGCGAACTGGGGCTCGAGGTCGAGGTGCTGGACGAGGACGAGCTTGCCCGGCTGGGCATGCGCGCGCTGCTGGGCGTGGGGCAGGGGTCGGACAGCCCGTCCAAGGTGGTCGTCATGCGCTGGAACGGCGGGGGAGAGGAGGCGCCCCTTGCCCTGGTCGGCAAGGGCGTCGTCTTTGACACGGGCGGCATTTCCATCAAGCCCGCGGCGGGGATGGAGGAGATGACCATGGACATGGGCGGCGCCGGCGTCGTCGCCGGGGTCATGCGTACGCTTGCCCTGCGGCGGGCGAAAGCCAATGTCGTCGGCCTGGTCGGGCTGGTCGAGAACATGCCCGACGGGCGCGCCCAGCGGCCGGGCGACATCGTGCGCTCGATGAAGGGCGACACCATCGAGGTCATCAATACCGATGCCGAGGGGCGGCTCGTTCTGGCGGATGTGCTGTGGTATGCGCAGGACCGCTTCAACCCCGCGGCGGTGGTGAACCTCGCCACCCTGACCGGGGCGGTCATCATCGCGCTGGGGCATGAGCATGCGGGGCTGTTCAGCAATGACGACAGCCTGGCAGGCAACCTGCTGAAGGCCGCGCGGGCCGAGGGCGAGGGGCTGTGGCGGATGCCGCTCGCCCCTGCCTATGACGAGCTGATCAAGTCGCGTCTGGCCGATGTGAAGAACACCGGCGGGCGGCCGGCAGGCTCGATCACCGCGGCGCAGTTCCTGCAGCGATTCATCCGCTCGGGCATGCCCTGGGCGCATCTGGACATCGCCGGCGTGGCGCTGCCGCCGGGCGAGACGGCGCTGGCGCCCAAGGGCGCGACGGGCTGGGGGGTGATGACGCTCAACCGGCTGGTGCGCGACCGCTTTGAAAGCCGCTGA